The Microcoleus sp. FACHB-672 sequence TTAAGTCCTTTATCACAGCCCACACTAGAACCTTTAGCCCATCGCTTGGAGCAATGGGCATATTTTGGGGAAGATTCCACACTTAATGTTGCCGCCAAAGGTGGCGACTGGGTGGTTACCGAGTTCCTTGTTATTATATTTTAATATTTTTCATTAAGTTTTGTTCCCTTATCGCCACCAATTGCGGGAACTTTGGAACTCGTACTTTCTTAGTACCGGTAGTGAGCGAATGCCTTATTTGCTTCAGCCATCCGGTGAGTTTCTTCCCGCTTGCGAATTGCATTCCCCGTCTCGTTCGCAGCATCCATCAGCTCATTTGCTAGCTTGTTTGCCATTGTGCGACCGGCTCTACTTCTGGCAAATTGGATTAGCCAGCGAAGTGCTAAGGCTATTCCTCTATCCGAACGGACTTCCATTGGCACTTGGTAGGTTGCACCGCCAACTCGGCGAGCTTTGACTTCTACAAGCGGGGTAGCATTGCGAACCGCTCTTTCAAATGTTTCTAAGGGATCGCCGCCTGTGCGTTCCTGAATGGTTTTGAAGGCGTCATAGATAATGCTGGTGGCAACAGATTTTTTGCCACTTTTCATAATCCGCCGCACCATCATACTTACCAAGCGGCTATTATACACTGAATCGGGAGGAACGGGACGTTTTTGAACAACAGTACGACGCGACATAGTCAGTTTTTAGCGAGACAATTTAGGTCATTTTGGCATTTGCACACCTAAGCTAGGGGGAGTTGCTTCAACTTACCCGCTGCCGAGATGAAATTTGGTGGAAAAATTTGAGCTTTGCAGCTCATTCCTTGAGCTTTGACTTCCCGCGTGCCCCACGGGAGGCTCTAAATTGATGAGTGCTTCCAAGCAGTTGCCTCGGTCGGCAGGCTTTAAGCGCGATCAAAAGTTCGGCCACCAATGGCTTAGCGAATTATCGTCGGTCTTTTTAGGCGATTTGAGAGGATGTTCCCACTTAATTGTTAGCGGGATGCAGCCTCCGATCTATTTGCCTGCTGCTGCTTTAGGACGCTTAGCGCCATACTTAGAGCGAGCTTGCCGACGGTCTTTGACCCCGGCGGTATCTAAAGTTCCACGGATAATGTGATATCTCACACCGGGTAAATCTTTTACCCGTCCCCCTCTAATCATCACGACAGAGTGCTCTTGCAGGTTGTGGCCAATACCTGGAATATAAGCGGTCACTTCAAATCCAGAAGTGAGGCGAACCCGCGCCACCTTACGCAGTGCTGAGTTGGGTTTCTTCGGGGTAGTGGTGTAGACTCTTGTGCAAACGCCACGACGCTGAGGGCAACTCTTCAAAGCCGGGGATTTAGTTTTCTTATTGGCTTTCTGGCGTTCGTCACGAATGAGTTGCTGAATAGTGGGCATGAGTAAAGCGTGTGCAGCTCTATTGCTGTTTCAAGTTTTAACAAAAGCTGATTATATCGATTTTAAGCGTTTTCTGTCAATTAAAGCGCTGGATAAATTTATGAGTTTTATAGAAAACCGCCCCCAAGCCAGAGGTTGCCAGGAAGTGAAATCGGCCAAAACCAGGCTGAGTGCTGAGTGGGAGAAAAATGTTTGAAAATAAAAATTAAGAAACCTGACGGCGTCTTTAGCTAGCAGAAGCCGGCCCGGAAAACGAGTGGCCACAACTACAGCCTTGTAGTGCATTGGGGTTGTGGAAGCGAAACCCGCCACCCATAAGATCCTCTGAATAATCTAAAGTCACCCCGTTGAGGTAATTCAAGCTCTCAGCATTAACCAGCACTTGAATTCCCTCACAGGCATAGAGGTGATCGCTCTCACCGGCATTTTCGTCAAACTCCATCGTATAAGACAGGCCGGCACACCCACCAGGTTGAACTCCCAGGCGAAAGAACACCTGAGGGTTTGGCTGTTTAGACTTTAGACGGTTGACTTCGCGGACAGCAGCTTTGCTCAGATGAATCATGCAGAAATTCCGAACCCGACTTCTGAGCTTATATTACTTCGCTCCGGCCCTTGCATAGTCATCCTGGTAGCGGACAATATCATCCTCGCCTAGGTACTCCCCATTTTGCACCTCAATCAAAACCAACGGAATCACGCCAGGATTTTCCAGCCGGTGCGACGTACACTGAGGCACATAAGTCGATTGATTCGTAAAAATAAGTTGAACTTCATCCCCACAAGTCACCTTAGCCGTCCCGCAAACCACAATCCAATGCTCACTCCGGTGGTGGTGCATTTGCAGGCTCAGGCGGTGACCAGGCTTGACCTCAATCCGCTTAATTTTATATCCCCGCCCTTCTTCCAGAACAGTAAATGAACCCCAAGGGCGCAATTCCGTAGCGGCAAGTCCATTCGTAGCGGCAGATGTAGACAGTGTAGCAACTTGAGACATTTCTTTAACTTTAACCATGATTTTCTCTCCTTAATAGCTGCTTCCGAATTAGGCTAGCTGAGTGACAGGACATTTAGGGGCGAAGTGCTGAATCTTGCAGCACTCCATAACTTCTACTTGGCCGAAAAATCCCCAGGCTAGAGTTTTTCTAAATACCGCAACATCAGTGACGCAGACCCTGGAAAAATGGTTAGCAAAACTCAAAATCCCTAAACAGAACTCATCTGCCTCAATCTGAGAATATGCCAATTAGGGGGGCTGAAATCAACCATAACAACTTCAGCCTAGGGGCTGACACCACAAACCGGCAAATTCAGCCAATCTACATCAAGTCTTTACGTCGGCAACCGATGCTTTAAATAAGCTTTAACCCCAGCAAAGCAGACAGCCAGATCCATAAAAATCCCCGTTCCCCTAATTTAGCAAGCTAGAAACTGCTCAGCGAGGGCGATCAAGGAAGACTCCCAAACCATTGTGAACCCGCGCAGCCGTACGCGCAGGCCGGTCGAGGAGTTGGCCCCCCAGATAAAGACCTGTAGAACTGCCACCATCCAGATTCAGGGCTTCAACAGCCCCTAACTGGCGCATCAGTTGGGCTAATTCGGCCAAAGTAGAACCGGCACCCCCAGCGCGGTTGTGAACCGCCGCTATAAGTAGTGTGCCCGTTGCAGTCGTGCCAATCGCACTCCGAGACGCAGTTTGTTGAACAAAGGCATCGCTGAAACCTTCCGCCTTAGCATCCAGAATAATTTGGCCATTTTGCATTAAAAGTGGCCCAGCGCCGATGATATGGGGATAATCGCTAAAGTCAGCCGGCACCGTGACGCTCTCGATAGCCACAGAAGTGCCGGTAGGTAGGGCGTCAGATGCCACCTTACGAAGAACTAGCAAGTAGCCATTGCGGGGGATAGGAAAAGCAGTTTTGCCCACGTCACCTCCAGGCTGCTGGCCCGTAACTCCGTTATTTTCAACCGTAACAATCGTTTCCCCGTCACTCAGGGGAGTGTAAGTCAACCCCCATTCAGGCGAGTAGCGGGAAATCCCTTGTTGGACAAAAGCGCTGTTGAGATAAAGCACCGGCAGGCGCACTTCCGCTGCGGCGATCAACGTTTCCTTCAGCGCCAGCCGGCCCATTTTAACGCTGCCGCTATCATTCCATGCCATCGCGCCCCGGTTAAGAATCGGGCTGGATAACCACTGAGCATCCCGGCGGAGCGCACCCAAGGGCATCGTATTATTGCGATTGAAAAAGCCCCCATTAATCGCCGCTGAAGCCTGCCAGCGATTTGCCGTGGCGATCAGGGGGGCAGTACCCACTTGAGTAGCCGGTTCGCTCCAGATCGGTTTAAGACGTAATCCCGGTTGGCGAAGATCAACTTCCAGCCACACTACCGGAAAGCGATCTTGACCTAAGGCGAGATACTGCTGATGCCAGCGCACCCCTGGTGCCCAAAGAATATCTTTCTCCACCAGAGAGTCGGGTCGAATATCAATCTGTAAGTGATTAATGTCGGGTGAGGTGAGAACCTGAGGACGCCAACCCGGAGGAACGAGCAGGCGGACAGTTGTTTGATTTGCAGCCGTTTCAACTTTCAACCGGCGGGCTTTTGGCGGAATCACCGGCTTGTCTTTGGCGTCTGGCAGTTGGTAGCCCGGATAGGCAATCTCCCCCGCTTCCAGGGCGTTTAAGCGCTGTACTAGAGCCGGAGCGATTTGGCCATCTAGAGTAATCACCCATTCATCCAGCTTGGGGGGTTTCGGTTTTTGCACTTCAGGCGTTTCCCCCTGCGGCTTGGATGTATCATCAGCGGCTTCTTGCTGGCGGTTGTTGCCGGCACCCTCACCGGAAGGTGTTTTTGGTTTAACTGGAGCCGGTTCTGGGGGTGTTAAGGTGGCAGAAAAATTCACTTGCCAGGGGGTCGGGCGATCTAGCTCAATCACAACGCTGCGCGGCAGGCTGACAGCTGCTTGTTTTTCCCCCCAACTTTGCATCGTCGCCTCAATTGCCTGGACTGTTGCGGCAGGAGAAGAAATCGAGAGTGTGTTTCCACTCACTTGCATCTGCCAGCCGGCTGCTTGGGCAAAATCAGTCATGTCCAAATAGCGGTACGAACCGGCAAGTTGAGGAGTCAAAGGTGCAAGTTGAGAGAACCACCGCACCGGCTGCTTTGCCAGATCGCCGGTGCTTAACAGTTCCACCCCTAGCAATTGGGTAACTCCAGCATCACTGATGCCGGTGCGAATGGCACCCTCAGCCGTATCCTGTTGCCACTGACTCCAAGCTGCCGGCCAAGTTCGACCGTTTAAGGAAATTTGAGTCCCTTGCCGCAGCAGGGGTTGCGTAGCGAACGCTTGAACGGATGTCATAGAAGACTGTTGCTGCACGTCAGAGTCCAAACCTTCCACAACTTCCTGGCTGATGGCTTGAGCTTGAGCGCTGTCTGGGTGAGCAGTTGCTAAGCATAGAGCCGTAAAAACCACAAGGGGAGTGAAGGCAATAAGTTTAAAAAAAGCAGGCATAAGCTCAATCATCAAACGAGGGGACATTTGTGGGGAGGCACATCTTTCTTAAAGGCCGACTGCTAATGAATTTCTCAAACGACCGATTGGAAAGGATTTCACCCTTCCAAATCCGCACACCTAAACGCTAAAATGGGACGATTTGCAACAAATGGCCGCCCCTGAGGCGCAAACACTGACAAGCAGCCTAAGCAGACGCAACAAGAGAAAACCTGACAAAAAGTAGTTACAACCCGAAAATGTAAGGGTTCTATATCCTGGCTTCGCCCTTAAGATTCCTTACACCGGCACATCAAATTCAGCCGGATCTAAAAATATAGACTCATAGCTGAGCGCGGTTTTCTCGTTGGAATGCTAAAACTGGGCTTCCTCCTCCAGCGCTTTGCTCTGAACTCAGCACCGTTGAAAGTGGCCCCTATCAAGAAACCATGACTTGTCACTGATGCCTAGCTGCATCGCTTCCGGAGCGATTCCCCAAAGAACAGCCTAGCCAATTCCAGTGCCGGCGTGGATTCGGCCCCTGGGTTAAAACAGGATAAAATTGCCAAAACTTGCTTAAAGCTTGCCAGATATGGTGGAACCCAGGTTGGTTTTTTTGTTTATCCTAGATATGAGGGTCTTCGGTGGCTAAAGCATAATCACCGATTCGCTACGTCTGGCAAGACGGCAAAGTGGTAGATATAGGGATTGCTAGAATACAGGATTTTCTGTAAGATTTTTCTGCCGTCCTGCTAGGATACCGTTTTGGGGAATCAGAGCCAGGAGCGCGTTTCTTTATCTGTAGGTCAAACTCCAAGCAAACCGGATACCTCGATCGATTGGCGATCGTTATGCGATGTTTCGAGTTTAACCTCTGCCCGCCTAATTCTAGTTTTTAAGGGAAAGTTTTGTAAGGCTGAGACTTAAGATCGAGGCAGAAAAGAGCCATCTATCAATTAAGAGGGGATGGCAACGTAAGGTTTAAATCGACAGGTATGAAGCTATGTCGTTAGCGATTATACGGCGAGCCATGTCAGTAGAGATGAGCCTTAGCGCCTCTTTAACGATCAAAGACTAGGATACTTGCCGAGCCATAAGAATTTTTACTTACTTACTTTCTGGCAAATAAAGGAATTCCCCTCCTTTACAACCGGCACTAGGGCGGTACGCCCCGCAAAATTAATCCGTAAAACCCATCTACGAATATCAGACAAGGAAAAGAATGATCCATCCCATGAACAATTCGAGCGTGAATCACAACGGCACACAAAATCAGGGAAATCAAGACGAAGATAAAAGCCTTTTCGGGCAGCGCTGGCTAGTAGAGGAACGAGACGCCTGTGGTGTCGGCTTCATTGCCAACTTAAAAGGGCAAGCGAGCCATGAAATTGTGGCCAACGCCTTGTCCGCGCTCACCTGTTTGGAACACCGGGGAGCCTGTAGCGCCGATCAAGATTCAGGGGATGGGGCGGGTGTGATGACAGCAATCCCCTGGGAACTGTTTGATGGGTGGATGAACGAGGGGGGTATTCAACGCGATCCGAGTGCAGAAACCGCAGTGGGGATGGTATTTTTGCCCCAAGACGCAGCCCAGGCAAAAGCTTGCCGCGAAGTTGTCGAAAAAGTTTTAGTTGAAGAAGGACTGACGCTGCTCGGCTGGCGCACAGTGCCGGTGCGCCCAGAGATCCTGGGGATGCAAGCGCGGGAAAACCAACCGCATATCGAACAAGTAATTGTTCAGTCTAAGCAGTGGCGCGGAGATGAACTCGAACGCCGACTCTATCTTGCCCGCCGGTCATTTGGCAAAACCCTGCACAGCCTGGAAGACGGCAAATGGGGAGATGATTTTTATGTCTGTTCCTTCTCTTGCCGCACCATCGTTTATAAAGGCATGGTGCGCTCAGCCGTGCTGGGCGAGTTTTATCTCGATTTACAAAACCCAGCTTACAAGAGCGTTTTTGCGGTCTATCACCGGCGCTTCAGCACCAATACTATGCCCCGTTGGCCCCTAGCACAGCCGATGCGTCTGTTAGGTCACAACGGCGAAATTAATACGCTCTTGGGCAACATTAACTGGATGATGGCGCGGGAAGGCAGCTTGTCCCATCCGCTTTGGGACGGTCGGATTGAGGATCTCAAACCGTTAGTGAAGCCAGATAACAGTGACTCGGCTACACTGGATAACGTGATGGAACTGTTGGTGCGCTCAGGACGCAGTCCTCAAGAAGCGCTGATGATCATGGTGCCAGAAGCGTACAAAAATCAGCCGGCTTTGGATGAGTATCCAGAAATTGTGGATTTCTACGAATATTACAGCGGCTTGCAAGAGCCGTGGGATGGCCCTGCGCTGCTGGTATTCAGTGATGGCAAGCTGGTGGGAGCCACCCTTGATCGCAATGGACTGAGGCCGGCTCGTTACGCCCTCACCCGCGATGGGATGGTAATTGTCGCATCAGAAGCCGGTGTGGTGGAGTTGCCGGAAGCAGACATCGTAGAAAAAGGCCGGTTGGGTCCTGGGCAAATGATTGCCGTTGACCTAGAAGCCGGGGAAATTATCAAGAACTGGGAGATTAAGCAGCGCATTGCCAAAACCCAGCCTTATGGACAGTGGCTGCAGCAACACCGCCGCGAATTAACACTGCAACCGTTCCCCGAAGCCGCCCAAATGGAGGCCTGTGAGGTATTGCGCTATCAAACTGCCTTTGGCTACACCGCTGAAGACGTAGAGATGGTGATCGAGGAAATGGCTGTCAGTGCCAAGGAACCAACGTTCTGCATGGGAGATGACATTCCCTTAGCTGTACTGTCAGAACGCCCTCACTTGCTCTACGACTACTTCAAACAGCGCTTCGCCCAAGTCACAAACCCTCCCATTGACCCGTTGCGGGAAGGGATGGTGATGTCTTTAAGTATGCAGCTCGGTGAACGGGGAAATATCCTGGAAGCGAAGCCAGAATATGCCAGCCGGCTCAAGATTTCCACGCCGGTGATCAATGATGCTGAATTGGACGTGATTCGCACATCGGGTTTGGAGTCAGCAACCTTATCCACTTTATTTGAGATCGCTGCCGGCCCTCCAGGGCTGGCTGAAGCAGTTAACCGGCTGCGGGAAGAAGCCGCAGAAGCGGTACGTGCCGGGAAAAAGATTCTAATTCTCAGTGATCGCACCCAAAAAATTACGGATGAGCTGAGCTACATTCCTCCTCTGTTAGCGGTGGGTGCTGTCCACCACCACTTGATACGTCAAGGGTTGCGGATGAAAACCTCTTTAATTGTCGATACCGCCCAATGCTGGAGTACCCACCACTTTGCCTGCCTGATCGGCTACGGCGCGAGTTCTGTGTGCCCCTACTTAGCCTGGGAAAGTGTGCGGCAGTGGGTGTTTAATCCCAGAACTCAAAATCTGATGGAACGGGGCAAGATTGCTTCGGTGAGCGTGGACAAAGCTCAGGAGAACTATCGCAAGGCAATAGAAGGTGGCTTGCTGAAAATTCTCTCGAAAATGGGCATTTCCCTGCTTTCCAGCTACCAAGGGGCGCAAATTTTTGAAGCGATCGGGATTGGCTCAGATTTAATTCAGTTGGGCTTCACCGGCACCACATCTCGCATTGGCGGGCTGTCTGTCAGCGAACTGGCTCAGGAAGTCTTGGCCTTCCACAGCAAGGCTTTCCCAGAACTGAATATCAAGAAGCTAGAAAACTATGGCTTTGTTCAGTACCGGCCCGGTGGCGAGTATCACATGAACAGCCCCGAAATGGCAAAGGCACTACACAAGGCGGTGGAAAATAAGGCGCACGACCACTATGAGCTGTATCAAAAATCTCTGCAAGGACGCCCGGTAACAGCTTTGCGGGATTTGCTGGATTTCAATGCTGATCGCCCCTCGATTTCCATTGACGAAGTTGAGCCGGTGGAAAACATTATGAACCGCTTCTGCACCGGCGGGATGTCCTTGGGGGCGCTGTCCCCGGAAGCCCATGAGGTGCTGGCCATCGCCATGAATCGCATCAGCGGTAAATCTAACTCCGGTGAGGGTGGGGAAGATCCGGTGCGGTTTAAGGTACTCGATGATGTGGATGAGACAGGGCATTCTCAGTTAATGCCGCACCTCAAGGGTTTGCGGAATGGCGATACGGCATCGTCTGCAATCAAGCAGGTGGCGTCGGGCCGATTTGGGGTGACGCCTGAGTATTTGATGAATGCCAAGCAGATTGAAATTAAGATGGCTCAGGGTGCGAAGCCCGGTGAAGGTGGCCAATTGCCTGGGAAGAAGGTTAGCCCCTATATTGCCATGTTGCGCCGGTCGAAGCCGGGAGTGACGCTAATTTCGCCGCCGCCTCACCATGATATTTATTCGATTGAGGATTTATCCCAGTTGATTTTTGACCTGCACCAAATTAATCCCAAGGCTGGGGTTTCTGTGAAATTGGTGGCAGAAATCGGGATTGGCACGGTGGCTGCCGGTGTGGCGAAGGCGAATGCGGATATTATCCAAATTTCTGGCCACGATGGCGGCACCGGCGCGTCTCCCCTGAGTTCGATTAAGCACGCCGGTTCGCCCTGGGAATTGGGACTGACGGAAGTGCATCGGGTGCTGATGGACAACCAGTTGCGTGATCGCGTTCTGTTGCGGGTTGATGGCGGCTTCAAAACCGGGTGGGATGTGCTGATGGGCGCTTTGATGGGTGGCGAAGAGTATGGCTTCGGTTCGATTGCCATGATTGCGGAAGGCTGCATTATGGCCCGGATCTGCCACACTAATACCTGCCCGGTTGGGGTGGCGACTCAGCAAGAAAAGCTGCGCCAGCGGTTCACCGGCATCCCCGAACACGTTGTCAATTTCTTCTACTTTGTGGCAGAGGAAGTGCGTTCTTTGCTGGCGCGGTTAGGCTACCGATCTCTCAATGAGATTATCGGGCGTACGGATCTGCTGAAGGTGAAGGAAGGCGTGCCTCTGACGAAAACCAAGTCTCTGAATTTAGATTGTCTGCTCAAGTTACCGGATAGCCGAGAAAATCGCGACTGGTTGCACCATGAGCCGGTTCACAGCAACGGGCCGGTTTTGGATGATGAGTTATTGGCAGACTCGGAAATTCAAGGGGCAATCCAAAATCAGGGCAGCGTGACGAAAACTTACCGGCTGGTGAATACAGACCGAACCGTGGGCGCACGGCTATCGGGTGCAATTGCTCAAAAGTACGGCAACACCGGCTTTGAGGGTCAAATTACACTCAATTTCACCGGAAGTGCCGGCCAAAGTTTTGGGGCATTTAATCTTCCCGGCATGACGCTGAGCCTAGAGGGTGAAGCCAATGATTATGTGGGTAAAGGACTGCACGGGGGCGAGATTATTATTAAGCCGCCGGCTGAGGCAACCTATGACCCCTCACAAAATGTGATTATTGGCAACACTTGCTTGTATGGTGCGACCGGCGGCTTTTTGTTTGCCAATGGTCAAGCCGGTGAGCGGTTTGCGGTGCGGAACTCAATGGCGAAAGCTGTGATTGAAGGTGCCGGTGATCACTGCGCTGAATACATGACGGGCGGTGCGATCGTTGTCCTCGGCAGGGTTGGCCGCAACGTGGGTGCCGGCATGACAGGCGGGATGGGCTACTTCTTAGATGAAGATGGTAGCTTCCCACAAAAAGTCAATTACGAAATTGTTAAGATTCAGCGGATCTGCACAGATGCCGGTGAGCAGCAGCTCAAGGAATTGATTGAGTTGCACGCAGATCGCACCGGCAGTCAAAAGGCGAAGACAATCTTGGAAAATTGGTCAGAGTACCTGCCCAAGTTCTATCAGGTTGTACCGCCTTCTGAGGCTGACAGTCCTGAAGCAAGTGCTGAAGCCCCAACTGAGAAGGTTGCGGTCAACGCATAATTTAGGAATCCATTCTCTAGGGAATGTAACGAATTAATTAAAAAGAGGCGACAAAAATCGCCTCTTTTTTCCTTATTAAATTTTCGCCTTTCTAAGAAGGGGGAGAAAGATAGAGAACTTCAGCTTATTGATTTGTTGCAGCAAAAGCATCAACTGGATAGCCGGGAACTCGTTCAGAGTAATCGGTTTTTGTTGCAGTAATAGACTCAGCTAGCTGCTCAAAAGAGTCAGAATTCCAGTTACGTTCGTGGATCGGCTTCGACTGTTCACCTCTGAAATAAGCTTGAGTCCCTAACGCAGCTACAGCAACCCAACCAACGATAAATAGCGCAATTAGTAGTGCCATTTTTCGTTTTTCCTAAAGATTCATTAAGTTATGTAAATAAATGTAACGAAAGTTTTAACAAGATTCAAGATTGTGCATAGGCGGTTAACCAGGCACTAAAGTAGGGGATTCCACACTTGACTGCTGCATCGGCTGCCGGCATAGCCCAATTTTTACGGCTTCTCGGTGGGTAAATTGGCAGATTTTGCTTGTGCTACGAGTTCCTTATCTTGCATTTCTAGCAGTTCAGGTAATGTTACAAACTTATATCCCCGCTTCTTTAGCCCAGCAATGATTTGAGGTAAAGCTTTTAGGGTGTTTGAGTGATTGCCTCCGCCATCGTGCATCAACACAACAGCACCTGACTGCGCGTTACTAAGTACAGTGTTAATGATTTCCTCTGGGCTGGGAGAATAGGACTCCTTAGTATCCGTAGACCACATAGCAACTACCATCTTTTGCGCTTGGGCGTAAGCAGCTAAGCCATTATTTAAAATGCCTCCCGGTGGGCGAAACATTGCGGTTTTAACACCTGTAATTTTGTAAATGAGTGAGCCGGTGTCTTCAATTTCTCTGGTGGCAGTGAAGTGATCCACTTGATGATATTGGTGATTCCAGGTGTGGTTGCCAACGGCATGACCCTCCGCAACAACTTTTTTGCCAATTTCTGGATAAGTTTGCAGATGCCGGCCTATCCAAAAGAAAGTTGCTTTAATCTTATTCTGCTTAAGAATATTTAAAATCGGTAAGGTATCTGGCCAAGGCCCATCATCAAACGTCAGGGCAACAACTTTTTCTTTCCCGCTCAGTTTTATTTCATAAGTGATTGCGCCTTGAAATCGAGCCGGCACTGAAAAATTGAAGCGTTTTTTGTATTGTTCCTGTATTTGTGCAGCCTTGGTGGTGAAGCCTTCAATTCGCTGATTAACAGCCGTTTTTATATTAAGTAAATCCTGCTTCTCTTTCTTCCCTACACTGGTTAGTTGAGGAGCCGGCAGCTTAAATTCTTCAGTATAAGGTGGGGAAGCCGGCATAATCACACCCAGCATAAAACTCCCAAAGGCTGCCCCTATGATGAAAAATATTTTTTGCTGACCAACCAAGGAAGCAAGGTTTGCCATGTAATTTCTCCCGCAATTATTTTGTTTATAAGCCGATTAGAATTAATGGGTTTAATGAGCGTTGTTATTAAAGCAGGGAGAGCGGAAAGGTTTTAAGTCAGGCATCCATTTTTTTACGCCCAATACCTGCCGCTCATTTTTCCCTGGCATTAAATAGAACTTAAAAAAGCAATTGTTTAGACAGATGCCGGTAATCGATTGTAATAACACCGAACAATGCGCTCGACAACTTCAGCAATGCTAAGACCATCTGTTTGAATTTCAATGGCATCGGCTGCTTTGCGAAGGGGTGAAACTGCTCGGTTAGTGTCTTTTCGATCACGTTCAGAGATGTCGTGTTCCAACTGCTGCAAACTAATGATATTGTCGCCCTGCTGTTCAATATCTTGATGCCGGCGTCGTGCCCGTTCTTGAACGGATGCCGTCAAAAAAATCTTGAGTTCAGCATCTGGGAAAACTTGAGTGCCGATGTCGCGCCCTTCTGCAACTAAGCCGCCCTTGTTGCCAAAATTCTGCTGTTGTTTAACGAGTAACTGACGCACTGCCGGCTGTGCAGAGATGGCTGAAACATTAGCCGTTACCTCTAAACTCCGAATGAACCCAGTTACATCTTCACCGTTAATGAGAATTTGGGCGTTGGGCATTGAAGATTGGGAAGCATCTGTTTCTCTTGATGCTTGCCAGTCGTTAGTTGCTAAACCGGCAAAACTAATTTCGCTGTCGGCAACCAACTCTGCCACAGCCGGTTCGTCGTTAATCGGGATACCGGCTTGCAAAACGAGCCACGTTACTGCGCGATACATCGCGCCCGTATCGAGATACAGCAGCCCTAAAGCTTGGGCGACAAGGCTTGCGACAGTAGATTTGCCGGCACCGGCAGGCCCATCAATGGCGACAATTGGCTGCCGATCACGCAGGACAATATTATCAATTAAGCGGGTAGAACCGAGGCGGGCAGCAACGGCTAATAGCCCGACCTCTTCAACTTTATCTAAAGGCATCAAAGTAGTGGGATCGACAAGTTCAACATATTCCAGCTGGACGCTTGGCACTTTTGCCAACTCCGCTTTAACAGATGCCATCATAACAGTGCCGGTGCGTTCCCCT is a genomic window containing:
- the rpsG gene encoding 30S ribosomal protein S7 — translated: MSRRTVVQKRPVPPDSVYNSRLVSMMVRRIMKSGKKSVATSIIYDAFKTIQERTGGDPLETFERAVRNATPLVEVKARRVGGATYQVPMEVRSDRGIALALRWLIQFARSRAGRTMANKLANELMDAANETGNAIRKREETHRMAEANKAFAHYRY
- the rpsL gene encoding 30S ribosomal protein S12 — encoded protein: MPTIQQLIRDERQKANKKTKSPALKSCPQRRGVCTRVYTTTPKKPNSALRKVARVRLTSGFEVTAYIPGIGHNLQEHSVVMIRGGRVKDLPGVRYHIIRGTLDTAGVKDRRQARSKYGAKRPKAAAGK
- a CDS encoding HesB/IscA family protein, encoding MIHLSKAAVREVNRLKSKQPNPQVFFRLGVQPGGCAGLSYTMEFDENAGESDHLYACEGIQVLVNAESLNYLNGVTLDYSEDLMGGGFRFHNPNALQGCSCGHSFSGPASAS
- a CDS encoding phosphomannose isomerase type II C-terminal cupin domain; translated protein: MVKVKEMSQVATLSTSAATNGLAATELRPWGSFTVLEEGRGYKIKRIEVKPGHRLSLQMHHHRSEHWIVVCGTAKVTCGDEVQLIFTNQSTYVPQCTSHRLENPGVIPLVLIEVQNGEYLGEDDIVRYQDDYARAGAK
- a CDS encoding phosphodiester glycosidase family protein; this encodes MPAFFKLIAFTPLVVFTALCLATAHPDSAQAQAISQEVVEGLDSDVQQQSSMTSVQAFATQPLLRQGTQISLNGRTWPAAWSQWQQDTAEGAIRTGISDAGVTQLLGVELLSTGDLAKQPVRWFSQLAPLTPQLAGSYRYLDMTDFAQAAGWQMQVSGNTLSISSPAATVQAIEATMQSWGEKQAAVSLPRSVVIELDRPTPWQVNFSATLTPPEPAPVKPKTPSGEGAGNNRQQEAADDTSKPQGETPEVQKPKPPKLDEWVITLDGQIAPALVQRLNALEAGEIAYPGYQLPDAKDKPVIPPKARRLKVETAANQTTVRLLVPPGWRPQVLTSPDINHLQIDIRPDSLVEKDILWAPGVRWHQQYLALGQDRFPVVWLEVDLRQPGLRLKPIWSEPATQVGTAPLIATANRWQASAAINGGFFNRNNTMPLGALRRDAQWLSSPILNRGAMAWNDSGSVKMGRLALKETLIAAAEVRLPVLYLNSAFVQQGISRYSPEWGLTYTPLSDGETIVTVENNGVTGQQPGGDVGKTAFPIPRNGYLLVLRKVASDALPTGTSVAIESVTVPADFSDYPHIIGAGPLLMQNGQIILDAKAEGFSDAFVQQTASRSAIGTTATGTLLIAAVHNRAGGAGSTLAELAQLMRQLGAVEALNLDGGSSTGLYLGGQLLDRPARTAARVHNGLGVFLDRPR